One segment of Triticum aestivum cultivar Chinese Spring chromosome 2A, IWGSC CS RefSeq v2.1, whole genome shotgun sequence DNA contains the following:
- the LOC123188890 gene encoding plastid division protein PDV2, translating into MEGEEEIGLVLARASDLRSRISACAAAARPPPRLGAGEEDDGGEEEEEEVEVESLVGINDALESLERQLASLQDLQHQQRYERETVLSQIDRSRTSLLNKLKEYKGEDCEAIHEAAAFAGEKIENDDGLILPPYSGHVTNSFVLDDLYPANYVSKPKCLHNGLRSDGMTEDSTRTNRTQNRIPGTSSRNSSGGIRSLIGWMAKTAVMIVGAISIMKAAGYEPTIGRSGIKLDIAGLLGKEAAGAKEQVPPTLQCPPGKVMVLGGDGRAHCVVKERVEIPFGSSLDAPNASYGLG; encoded by the exons ATGGAAGGGGAGGAGGAGATCGGCCTCGTCCTCGCCCGCGCCTCCGACCTTCGCTCCAGGATCTCCGCCTGCGCTGCCGCCGCACGGCCACCGCCGCGGCTGGGTGCCggggaggaggacgacggcggagaggaggaggaagaggaggtggaggtggagagcCTGGTAGGCATCAACGACGCGCTCGAGTCGCTCGAGCGGCAGCTCGCCTCCCTGCAG GACCTCCAACACCAACAAAGATATGAACGAGAAACTGTCCTGAGCCAGATTGATCGGAGTCGAACATCTCTCCTTAACAAGCTGAAAGAATACAAGGGAGAGGACTGTGAAGCAATCCATGAGGCTGCTGCATTTGCTGGTGAAAAAATCGAAAATGATGATGGTCTCATCCTACCTCCTTACTCGGGCCATGTCACCAATTCATTTGTGCTCGATGATCTCTATCCTGCAAACTACGTGTCCAAGCCCAAGTGCCTGCACAACGGACTGCGTTCTGATGGAATGACTGAAGATAGCACAAGGACGAACAGGACGCAAAACAGAATCCCTGGCACATCAAGCCGTAATTCATCAGGAGGGATCAGATCTTTGATCGGATGGATGGCTAAAACAGCGGTCATGATTGTGGGCGCCATATCAATCATGAAGGCTGCTGGCTACGAGCCCACAATAGGGAGGAGCGGCATAAAACTGGACATTGCAGGTCTGTTGGGTAAAGAGGCGGCTGGTGCAAAAGAGCAGGTTCCTCCTACTCTACAGTGCCCTCCTGGGAAGGTAATGGTGCTTGGAGGAGATGGCCGGGCGCACTGCGTTGTGAAGGAAAGAGTTGAGATCCCCTTTGGCAGCAGCCTTGATGCCCCAAATGCAAGCTACGGCTTAGGTTGA